One genomic region from Haloprofundus salinisoli encodes:
- a CDS encoding alpha-amylase family glycosyl hydrolase — MHHPGPPRFVSVGESVELAPRNPDPAGSYRWSVAAAPEESTFDAGDELSVGTPAGYPEPEDDENNKESGPVVHFHPDVPGAYAVELDAPDGTHELTVRAFPDERRDAQFSVAAEDLPLPESELDDTPISVSGPFNNHLMATDRPRRVGDDYVLDVRLLPGEHTAAFSVEDDLAEGVRTSVDVGGLGRPRVRLDASVDGDEVVVTATPKSAPDSGFSDADLPVEFYLDGRDDLGEDDVEIAGRELRVPADALPHRARIHAVTVGERRSIGDTVVLDATGSESVGVTRPNDPPEWAESPTVYEIFVRSFAGETLPTTFAEIERRVEYLQSLDVDCLWLTPVLASPTTHGYHITDYFDTASDLGSREAFESLVDRCHEADIKVVFDLVVNHASRDHPAFQLHAAGVEEYADHFRRVDADRNVVDVDWAGDDVPEYYFNWQRIPNLNYDSLAVRSWMLDVVDEWAGVVDGFRCDVAWGVSHAFWKEVRDRVPDDFLLLDETIPRDADYHEGEFHMHYDTTLYETLRDVGEGEKPADAVLDALDDAAWAGFPDSAVHLRYVENHDEGRYIDECDEASLRAAAATTFTVPGAPMIYYGQERGVPEQRGPMRWHDGDADLTEFHRALASLRAATPTLRDGSVEAVGYDVVDGDADAVTAYAREDENGRYVVVLNFDADPATVSLDDPVEATDLLTGEAVVAGDDLDVVDAVVLRAA; from the coding sequence ATGCACCATCCCGGTCCGCCTCGTTTCGTCTCGGTCGGTGAATCCGTCGAACTCGCCCCGCGGAACCCCGACCCGGCGGGGTCGTACCGCTGGTCGGTCGCCGCCGCGCCCGAGGAGAGTACCTTCGACGCGGGCGACGAGCTGTCCGTCGGTACGCCCGCAGGCTACCCGGAACCCGAAGACGACGAGAACAACAAGGAGAGCGGCCCGGTCGTCCACTTCCACCCGGACGTTCCCGGCGCGTACGCCGTCGAACTCGACGCGCCCGACGGGACTCACGAACTGACGGTTCGAGCCTTCCCCGACGAGCGTCGCGACGCGCAGTTCTCGGTCGCCGCCGAGGACCTCCCGCTCCCGGAGTCGGAACTGGACGACACCCCGATTTCGGTCAGCGGACCGTTCAACAACCACCTGATGGCGACGGACCGCCCGCGTCGTGTCGGCGACGACTACGTGCTCGACGTCCGGTTGCTGCCGGGCGAACACACCGCTGCCTTCTCCGTCGAGGACGACCTCGCGGAGGGCGTCCGAACCAGCGTCGACGTCGGTGGCCTGGGCCGCCCGCGCGTCCGACTCGACGCGAGCGTCGACGGTGACGAGGTGGTCGTCACCGCGACGCCGAAGAGCGCCCCCGACAGCGGGTTCTCGGACGCCGACCTCCCCGTCGAGTTCTACCTCGACGGCCGCGACGACCTCGGTGAGGACGACGTGGAGATCGCCGGGCGCGAGCTGCGCGTCCCCGCCGACGCGCTACCGCATCGCGCCCGAATCCACGCCGTCACTGTCGGCGAGCGACGAAGCATCGGCGACACCGTCGTCCTCGACGCAACTGGTTCGGAGTCCGTCGGCGTTACTCGCCCGAACGACCCCCCAGAGTGGGCGGAGTCGCCGACCGTGTACGAGATTTTCGTCCGCTCGTTCGCCGGCGAGACGCTCCCGACGACGTTCGCCGAGATAGAGCGCCGCGTCGAGTACCTCCAGTCGCTCGACGTCGACTGTCTCTGGCTGACGCCGGTGCTCGCCAGCCCGACGACACACGGCTACCACATCACCGACTACTTCGACACCGCCTCGGACCTCGGGTCGCGCGAGGCGTTCGAGTCGCTCGTCGACCGCTGCCACGAGGCCGACATCAAGGTCGTCTTCGACCTCGTCGTCAACCACGCCTCGCGGGACCACCCCGCGTTCCAGCTGCACGCCGCGGGCGTCGAGGAGTACGCCGACCACTTCCGCCGCGTCGACGCCGACCGAAACGTCGTCGACGTCGACTGGGCGGGCGACGATGTTCCGGAGTACTACTTCAACTGGCAGCGCATCCCGAACCTCAACTACGACTCGCTCGCCGTTCGGTCGTGGATGCTCGACGTCGTCGACGAGTGGGCCGGCGTCGTCGACGGCTTCCGCTGCGACGTTGCGTGGGGCGTCTCGCACGCCTTCTGGAAGGAGGTCCGCGACCGCGTCCCCGACGACTTCCTCCTCCTGGACGAGACCATCCCGCGGGACGCCGACTACCACGAGGGCGAGTTCCACATGCACTACGACACGACGCTGTACGAGACGCTCCGCGACGTCGGTGAAGGCGAGAAACCCGCCGACGCCGTCCTCGACGCGCTCGACGACGCGGCGTGGGCCGGGTTCCCCGACTCGGCGGTTCACCTTCGGTACGTCGAGAACCACGACGAGGGCCGCTACATCGACGAGTGCGACGAGGCGTCGCTGCGCGCGGCGGCGGCGACGACGTTCACCGTCCCCGGCGCGCCGATGATCTACTACGGTCAGGAGCGCGGCGTCCCCGAGCAGCGCGGCCCGATGCGCTGGCACGATGGCGACGCCGACCTCACGGAGTTCCACCGCGCGCTCGCGTCGCTCCGGGCGGCGACGCCGACGCTGCGCGACGGTAGCGTCGAAGCCGTCGGGTACGACGTCGTCGACGGCGACGCCGACGCGGTGACCGCCTACGCGCGCGAAGACGAGAACGGCCGGTACGTCGTCGTGCTCAACTTCGACGCCGACCCCGCGACGGTGTCGTTGGACGACCCCGTCGAGGCGACGGACCTCCTGACCGGCGAAGCGGTCGTCGCCGGCGACGACCTCGACGTCGTCGACGCCGTCGTCCTCCGCGCGGCGTAA